Proteins from a single region of Mytilus trossulus isolate FHL-02 chromosome 2, PNRI_Mtr1.1.1.hap1, whole genome shotgun sequence:
- the LOC134708209 gene encoding protein LZIC-like: MASRGAQENTKLRQNLEEQLDRLVQQLADLEECREDLEDEEYEETKNETIDQLKEFKDSLDKMTKGNVSLVDELNGMQLAIQAAISQAFKTPEVIRLFAKKQPGQLRQRLSEIKRDEKIGKLQSAMATAQCVEILTALKKLGESLSPEEEMYLQNNSSASLKQFEQVSGDLAAGDKVLDVAGSQVKDADR, encoded by the exons ATGGCTTCAAGAGGTGCtcaagaaaatacaaaattacgtCAAAATTTAGAAGAACAGCTTGACAGATTAGTTCAGCAGTTAGCTGATCTAGAAGAATGCAG AGAAGATTTAGAAGATGAAGAATATGAAGAAACAAAGAATGAAACAATTGACCAGttaaaagaatttaaagatTCAttagacaaaatgacaaaaggcAATGTCAGCCTGGTAGATGAACTAAATGGCATGCAGTTA GCAATACAAGCAGCTATTAGTCAAGCTTTTAAAACTCCAGAAGTTATTCGTCTCTTTGCTAAAAAACAACCAGGACAATTGCGGCAAAGATTATCAGAG ATTAAAAGAGATGAAAAAATTGGTAAATTACAAAGTGCAATGGCCACAGCTCAGTGTGTGGAAATATTAACAGCTTTAAAGAAACTAGGAGAAAGTTTGAGTCCTGAGGAGGAAATGTATCTACAGAACAATTCTAGTGCTAGTCTTAAACAATTTGAACAAGTATCAGGTGACTTGG ctGCTGGTGACAAAGTTTTAGATGTAGCAGGTTCACAAGTTAAAGATGCAGACAGAtaa